In a single window of the Chionomys nivalis chromosome 11, mChiNiv1.1, whole genome shotgun sequence genome:
- the Dmap1 gene encoding DNA methyltransferase 1-associated protein 1, whose amino-acid sequence MATGADVRDILELGGPEGDAASGTISKKDIINPDKKKSKKSSETLTFKRPEGMHREVYALLYSDKKDAPPLLPSDTGQGYRTVKAKLGSKKVRPWKWMPFTNPARKDGAMFFHWRRAAEEGKDYPFARFNKTVQVPVYSEQEYQLYLHDDAWTKAETDHLFDLSRRFDLRFVVIHDRYDHQQFKKRSVEDLKERYYHICAKLANVRAVPGTDLKIPVFDAGHERRRKEQLERLYNRTPEQVAEEEYLLQELRKIEARKKEREKRSQDLQKLITAADTTAEQRRTERKAPKKKLPQKKEAEKPAVPETAGIKFPDFKSAGVTLRSQRMKLPSSVGQKKIKALEQMLLELGVELSPTPTEELVHMFNELRSDLVLLYELKQACANCEYELQMLRHRHEALARAGVLGGPATPAVGPTPASAEPAVSESGLGLDPTKDTIIDVVGAPLTPNSRKRRESASSSSSVKKAKKP is encoded by the exons ATGGCTACGGGCGCGGATGTACGGGACATTCTAGAACTCGGTGGTCCAGAAGGAGATGCAGCTTCTGGGACCATCAGCAAGAAGGATATCATCAACCCGGACAAG AAAAAGTCCAAGAAATCCTCGGAGACGCTGACTTTCAAGAGGCCCGAGGGCATGCATCGGGAGGTCTATGCTTTGCTTTACTCTGACAAGAA GGATGCACCCCCACTACTGCCCAGTGACACTGGTCAGGGGTATCGCACAGTGAAGGCTAAATTGGGATCCAAGAAGGTTCGGCCGTGGAAGTGGATGCCATTTACTAACCCAGCTCGAAAGGATGGCGCTATGTTTTTCCACTGGCGACGAGCAGCAGAGGAGGGCAAAGACTACCCTTTTGCCAGGTTCAATAAG ACGGTGCAGGTGCCCGTGTACTCAGAGCAGGAGTACCAGCTCTACCTTCACGATGACGCATGGACTAAGGCAGAGACTGACCACCTCTTCGACCTCAGCCGCCGATTTGATCTGCGCTTTGTAGTTATCCATGACCGGTATGACCACCAGCAGTTCAAG AAACGTTCTGTAGAAGATTTGAAAGAGAGGTACTACCATATTTGTGCCAAACTTGCCAATGTCAGGGCTGTGCCGGGCACAGATCTCAAAATACCAGTATTTGATGCTGGGCATGAGAGACGGCGGAAGGAACAGTTGGAGCGGCTTTATAACCGGACCCCAGAACAG GTGGCAGAGGAAGAGTACCTGCTACAGGAGCTTCGTAAGATCGAGGCCCGGAAAAAAGAGCGGGAAAAACGCAGCCAAGACCTGCAGAAGCTGATTACAGCAGCAGACACCACCGCAGAGCAGCGGCGCACAGAACGCAAGGCCCCCAAGAAAAAGCTACCCCAGAAGAAGGAGGCTGAGAAGCCG GCTGTTCCTGAGACTGCAGGCATCAAGTTTCCAGATTTTAAGTCGGCAGGTGTCACACTGCGGAGCCAGCGC ATGAAGCTGCCCAGCTCTGTGGGTCAGAAGAAGATCAAGGCGCTGGAACAGATGCTGCTAGAGCTTGGAGTGG agctgagccccacccccacagagGAGCTGGTGCATATGTTCAATGAGTTGCGGAGTGACCTGGTGTTACTCTACGAGCTCAAGCAGGCCTGTGCCAACTGTGAATATGAGCTACAGATGCTGCGACACCGGCATGAAGCCCTGGCTCGGGCAGGAGTGCTGGGAGGCCCTGCCACACCAGCAGTGGGACCAACCCCAGCCTCTGCTGAGCCAGCAGTGTCTGAATCTGGACTTGGCCTTGACCCCACCAAGGACACCATCATTGATGTAGTGGGTGCGCCCCTCACACCCAACTCG CGGAAACGACGGGAATCTGCCTCCAGCTCATCTTCTGTGAAGAAAGCCAAGAAACCATGA